The Anopheles maculipalpis chromosome 3RL, idAnoMacuDA_375_x, whole genome shotgun sequence genomic sequence AAACGTCGGGGGTTCGGTTGGGTGGGAGAATCGGTTGGATCCAGTCACAATTTGCAGAGGCTTACTTGTCACTGTTCCTATACAAAACGTTATTATTCTCCGGTGTCCAttcctactactactactgctactatcTCGATCATTTGGTCGTGAACATTACTTCACTGTACCAGTTTAAAATAGTTAGATGATTGGGGGTGTACactttttgttcgcttttgtaTGACGTAATTTCTAGATACTGTTTTGCCAATTACATTTTAATGCCATTTTGATTTCCCAACtttgatgatgaagaagaCAACTGGGAAAATGTATCATTACtcttgcaataaaaattataaaacaaatttcacgCACAAAATCTCACAGCAAAAATCGGTTCACACCCCTTTATCGGTGGTTCCTATTGCAGAACGGACGCGTTTTAATTGGGCGTTATCTTTAACCAAGACTTTCCACGCAAGTTGTGTTTAGCGAGCTGCCCTTCACCACTGTTTTGAATTGCTCCGGAATCGGTTGCTCGGTCTGTGGAAGGCGATAGAGAGATTAGATTCGTAGTTGGAGCGCAGCAGCAACTGTACTTACATAGTCTCCACTGCTGCCCTTCGGAATCATCACGTTCATTTCAGACGATTTCGAACTAACAATCTCAACGTCAAGCGAATCTGCCGATAGGTACATCTGGCAGCCATCAGTCTTGTCAATCGAAATCGTTGGTACCTTACCGAGGACCTGCTCAAAAGATACGGTCGGATAAGATTCATCCAACGTTAGCCTTCAATCAAAAGATTCTCCAACTCACCTGCATCTGCACGCTCTGGCAGTTGACAAACTCGGCGGATGCTACGAGCGAGTCGAATACGAGCGAACACTTTTTGCACGAATCCATCACAACGCTGTTAATTTTGCCCTTGATCTGTAGCGTCGAACCCTCGCAGCGGAACATGTACACCACATTATTCATCTCGGCGTTTTCCACCACGAGCTCGGGATTGTTTTTCTGATACTCAATCAGCCATTTCTTGCCATCGCGAGTAAAAGTTGGCGGTTTGGCCACTGCTGGCGGTGCGACTGATTTCGTACCGTTGGTCACGCCTGCCGGTGCCTTGTACGGTGCGGGACCCGAACGTAGGccagggtttttgtgtgtctgcatGTCTGCCGTTACCTTTTTCAAGCCTACAAAAAGAAATTCGTTTAATTCGGTGATTCAGCCGgtgattttttcttcgtacCCTTCGTAATGTCGGCGCCCTGATTGATCTGGGCAAACAGTGCGCTTCGATCGTCCCCAGCACCGGCCCCGGCTGAAAGGTCTCCTAACGGCATCattggcggtggtggcggtagACCACcgggtggtggaggtggaggaACTGAGGCTCCGCCAACAGTGGGCTTTTCCTTGCCAGACCACACCAATCCCGTCGTGTGATGTTGCTTTATATACTGTTGCAGTTCCGTCAACGTTTGGATCCATGCACGGGCCCATTCGACGTGGGTGCTGTCCTTTTCTTTCCAATCCTTAAGCACACGGTTCGTGTAGAACTGGCCGGCGTCGTTCATTTCTTTCACGTACGGACCGGGCGTTGGCGCCTGTAAATGAAATTGGAAAGTTAAGATGAAGAATGAAAAGCAATTAATAAATGTGGCAGATAGTGTGAAATATTATAAGATCGTGAGCATGGTAAAGGAAGCAATTAGGAGGAAGGATATGTTAGGGTTCAACTCGTGTGCACCCGATCGACCAGTGAAGAGAATAGCACTCTCGTGTTGATAGTGGTTGTCAACGAAGGAgtttttatcttttctcttttcgcTCCTGACCTGCCCGAACGACGGCGGTATTTAGTGTGGTATCGATTTTAACTCATTATGTACTAATTGTACTCATCTTATTTTAGATTAATAAATACCGTTTTTAATTGTACAACAATACAAAAGGAtttataaacaacaacagaggACCTAGGACACTTCCTGCGTTATTCCAGAGCCGAACGAAAGCGGAGAAGAGAGGATCGACTTAACTTTAACAGAATAGGAGCGGATTGATAAAAAGGAACTCAACAATGAAACAATATGGCTATTGACTCCGAGTTGAGACTATTTATCAAGTAGTAAGGAGTTGGAACACTAGGGAGGATAAAAATGACGTGGAAcgcaatacaagtaatgacaGTACTTGTGTACTACGATAGTATGTAGATGGAAATACTAAGTTCAAAACTACTAGCATCGTAAAGAACTTGCTTCCAAAGATGTTTGTTCAGATGATATGAtatatttactttattttaagaAGTTGAACGGTGAAGTTATTGGTCCTCGTTGGAactcaaaataaacataattatGTTTATTGACTTACAAAACTGGATAACTAAGCCGCAAACAACTCAGCAATTAACAAAGAATGATCAAATATAAAATCCAATGGTAGGACTGTTTATTTACCCGGTATAGACCGTTAAATAGAAGAAAAGTTAGAAGATGCGTTGTAGGGCAGTCACACGCGTTTAGTAACTGAAGCAACTGCTGGGTGGCAGCGAAAGACGGAATGTATTACCTGTTAGTAGTCGATTCATTCCCTAAATGGTCGCAAATCATAGAGACTACAATTATGGAAGCAAAATCAAAAGTCTCGGATTTTACGGAATATATTCAGTAGTTTTGGGATGCCAAATGTTTTGGTGAGCGATAACGGGTCGCAATTTAAGATCATGGAGTTTGCGATATTTTGTACGATAAACGGCAATGAGCATCTGCGAACAGTTCTCGAAAACCGTTGAAACGACAGAAAACCATTGAAACGAATAAAGAGATGGATCTAGAGCTAGATCACACGATATAGAATCGCCGTCGTCGACATCGCTCCCATCATCCTCGCTGTCGTCGTCAACATCGGTAGTCAGAGAATCATCCTACATCAGCATCCTCAGAAGCGCTAAGAACGGCAACATCCCTTGGTTTCGCAACAGCCGATAGTGGATTGTCAACACCGGCACAGAATCTAAGACGTTCTACGATGAATTGCAGATCGCCTCAGTAGATGAAACCATAACGCATAGTGGGACAGATGTTGTTTACTATGAAATGGGTTGCCGGCCCCTAAGGACGAAGATCGCGAGATCGTGGCTCTCTCCTACGGACCGCGACAGGTGTCGGACGTGCTGCGTCAAGCGTATCAATATACGCTTTTTTAGCGTGTTTTGTGTATCGTGTATGGttgtaataaattgtaatAGTTTTAACCGATACAATAAGGTCGTTGAAGGAAATTGTTCCTGATAAATTGCACGATGAGCCGGTCTAATTGCATGACAAAACGGTTCGAAGTTCAGCCTTTCAAGTCTTTTGGCTACCAATTCGTATCAACATACTACTAATGTGTGCctgacttttttttaagttacatgataaaaagaaaaattgttacAAAAACTGTACGGCTTACTCCATCAATTGCCACACCTTCTTTGGTTAAAAGTCTTGCTGACAATGCCAAAGCCTAGCTtacatattaaataaaatttaattaaaactgaaaCCGAGTTTTTTATTGATATAGGATGggctggccgtattgctactgAAACCGAGTTGAATGAGTATAAATGAAAGCTTTAAAACACAagagaaatgtgtttttcaatATGATTTTCCTGAATGAGAAAGGTTACAACAACTGTTTGGCGGCATTGCGCTATTTTGATACTTATGTTAGGGAGGCTTTTTCTACTACTTACCACACAGACCCATCCAAGTGCCGGAATACTTTCGCTAATCGCGGACAGATGGTTAAAGAACGGCGAGGTGCGATTTTTTTCGCGGAAGCTTTGGATAGTCGAAATCTTATCCGAGGTAGGTTTTAGCAAGTTCTGTAAATCCGTATTGGACGGAGCGCTTGATGCGGCTGCCACCTTCAGAAATGCAAACTGCGCACTACAATGACACGCGGGTGAAGAAGCAGGAAGAGGGTACCGTCATAAACATGTATCACCAATTACGAACACAAAACAGGGGGGAATATACTTACTCAAACGCTTCCTTCACAAACTGGGCCTGGGTAGCCACATCGCCTCCAATTTTACTCGAAAGCGTAATAAAGTTGGCGAATGAGCCGAGCATAATATCCTCATAAGCGTTAATACTCATCTTGCTGCTCGCTTGCTGTGCTACGGTGCCGTGCTGCTGCGAGGAGAATGATAATACTGCGGTGCCTTGCTCTTGGGTGGTCAATGGATTAGTATAGTTTAATATATCAGGTGTTTGGGATTGTATTACAGTGCTTAGGTCACGCTGCTGACGTTCCTTTGCCGGTTGATTGGCAAACTCGGGAAACAGGCTGCTTTCCAAACTGTCCACTTGTTGATGCAAATACGATGCCGATGGTGGCGGTGTAGAAGGAAGAACCGTCGGTAAATCGTCACTCGGATCGGAACACTCGGTCGTGCCAAAGCGGGCGGGTACACTACGTGCCGATGTTGCTCGATAATCCGTGTTCGTACCGGTGTTGGAACGAATCACTGCCTTTCCGACAACACACGCGTCTTTCAAAATGCGTCGCGTTTCTTCCAACTCTCTCGCGGACACGGTACGTTCTAGCCGATCTACAATGCGTTCTAGTCGATCGATTAGTCCCTCTAGCTCACGAGCTGATGAAGGTTTGAGGTCTGGATCACAATCTGTAGAAGAGATATGGTGCAATAAAATGTAGTGTTAAGTGCAatgtccaacaaaaaaaaggaattgttaaaacaaaaataacaaaagatAAGCAttcaaaaactttttataATGGGTGATTTGTTTcaagtttaaaaatagtttagaAAATGGAACTTAATTTTTGTGTTCATTAattgtttttataaaatttgaattttacgaACCCACGAACTGTAAGAATGAAGCAATTAAAACCCTTTTGTAAGGTACGTACTAACTGAACGAACGTTCACGAGTAACATTGTCCACAAAGAATCCACCACATGatgatcatcttcatcatctgctttccaaaaatataCTCATTCGTTGGTTAAACCTAATTTctaattttgtgtgtgtggatagttggaaactaacAGATTCTGGTCCATTTTTACACTTTTGATCTGCATtcttattttagtatgaccaTGATCTCACGATTAATTTGGCCCTTGAAATTGTAGGTCAAGCAACACTGTCCGCGATAAGTCATCATTTGTTTCCACCCATATAAATGCACGATCAATAACATACGTAGCTGAACAAACGAGTATAAATACCGCATAAGTGTACAGTTCTATTACGTCACATATGCAATACCCTTAACGCACAGTCTCTTTGTGGTGTTTGTATTCTAACCAAAACTTTTGCTAAATTATCAACTTTACTGGCAAAAACTAAACATCGCGTGCGATTCACCAACGAAAGACTAACGGGGTTAACACAACTTTACCTGGATTGGAGCACGTCTTCACATCATGTATGATCAACGTTCGCCCAAAACAGGCGCTCAATGTTTGCCCCATTCAACACCACCAAACGCACCGCATATACACAACTACACAACCCGACGAAGGTTTTACTGCCGGACCCGGTGGTCACACCCGGTCGGACCCCTAAAGTGGAGCTGCTTGCTAAAAACAAACTTCCACCTTCAACAACATTCACGCCGCGCGGTAAACCGTTTTTCCAAAAGTTTGTTTGAATGAGATTCGCGcacaaacaacagcagcatcacgtACATCCGTGTGACGCAAACCCACGTTTtcctttccccttttttccggaCAGGCCGAAGGTGCAAAAGCTACTCACACACCTTTCACGGATTTCCACCTCGAGGGAAAGTCATTGTCAGTGTGGTCGAAACACGGATgatagcagcagcacacatcttttgcttttggagAAAAATACTGACCAAGAAACGGAAGGATTGATCTTGGCAATCTTGGCAGGATTGCGATCTCTAAGCaggaagagagagatagagagggaAAGCGATATTCTTTCGGACGACAACTCGCGCGGGCGGTTCTTTGGTGGTGTTGGAATGGCTGCAAAATGTGaactaaatttaaaatgcTATTAAAACACCCAACAACTCTTAGCGAAGCACGCGCGTTGTTTTCCCGGCCGTGCTATCGTGCAATCCGACGCCGCACACCGACTACTCAGCAATGATGGGGATCCCGGTGGTAGATGTAGCGTATGTTCTGTGAACTGTAT encodes the following:
- the LOC126564322 gene encoding adenylyl cyclase-associated protein 2 isoform X1, which codes for MGQTLSACFGRTLIIHDVKTCSNPDCDPDLKPSSARELEGLIDRLERIVDRLERTVSARELEETRRILKDACVVGKAVIRSNTGTNTDYRATSARSVPARFGTTECSDPSDDLPTVLPSTPPPSASYLHQQVDSLESSLFPEFANQPAKERQQRDLSTVIQSQTPDILNYTNPLTTQEQGTAVLSFSSQQHGTVAQQASSKMSINAYEDIMLGSFANFITLSSKIGGDVATQAQFVKEAFDAQFAFLKVAAASSAPSNTDLQNLLKPTSDKISTIQSFREKNRTSPFFNHLSAISESIPALGWVCVAPTPGPYVKEMNDAGQFYTNRVLKDWKEKDSTHVEWARAWIQTLTELQQYIKQHHTTGLVWSGKEKPTVGGASVPPPPPPGGLPPPPPMMPLGDLSAGAGAGDDRSALFAQINQGADITKGLKKVTADMQTHKNPGLRSGPAPYKAPAGVTNGTKSVAPPAVAKPPTFTRDGKKWLIEYQKNNPELVVENAEMNNVVYMFRCEGSTLQIKGKINSVVMDSCKKCSLVFDSLVASAEFVNCQSVQMQVLGKVPTISIDKTDGCQMYLSADSLDVEIVSSKSSEMNVMIPKGSSGDYTEQPIPEQFKTVVKGSSLNTTCVESLG
- the LOC126564322 gene encoding adenylyl cyclase-associated protein 2 isoform X2; protein product: MSINAYEDIMLGSFANFITLSSKIGGDVATQAQFVKEAFDAQFAFLKVAAASSAPSNTDLQNLLKPTSDKISTIQSFREKNRTSPFFNHLSAISESIPALGWVCVAPTPGPYVKEMNDAGQFYTNRVLKDWKEKDSTHVEWARAWIQTLTELQQYIKQHHTTGLVWSGKEKPTVGGASVPPPPPPGGLPPPPPMMPLGDLSAGAGAGDDRSALFAQINQGADITKGLKKVTADMQTHKNPGLRSGPAPYKAPAGVTNGTKSVAPPAVAKPPTFTRDGKKWLIEYQKNNPELVVENAEMNNVVYMFRCEGSTLQIKGKINSVVMDSCKKCSLVFDSLVASAEFVNCQSVQMQVLGKVPTISIDKTDGCQMYLSADSLDVEIVSSKSSEMNVMIPKGSSGDYTEQPIPEQFKTVVKGSSLNTTCVESLG